The proteins below are encoded in one region of Belonocnema kinseyi isolate 2016_QV_RU_SX_M_011 chromosome 5, B_treatae_v1, whole genome shotgun sequence:
- the LOC117173085 gene encoding T-box transcription factor TBX1-like codes for MKILVFTVLFTFGTFLVSAQSTDPPPSQPPSTPKRSSEPMGPPPPREPRTTRRPSEQKGPPPPLSPYRSPTTTLRPRGSAGASSSRRLSTPPSPGETRISALVAPVNKDLIFRGRLVYAAYYELFDEFFVLKPNYQLEYEHGAPKVVKLQDLEEDDLLVRDKHMIAFYSVRTHQFIMLPENLRARLIR; via the exons ATGAAGATTTTGGTCTTCACAGTACTTTTCACGTTTGGGACGTTTCTTGTCTCTGCGc aatcaaCGGATCCACCACCTTCTCAACCACCATCAACGCCAAAGCGTTCATCAG AACCAATGGGTCCACCACCACCTCGGGAACCGAGAACGACACGCCGTCCATcag AACAAAAGGGTCCACCACCACCTCTATCACCATATCGGTCACCAACAACGACATTGCGTCCACGAG GATCAGCGGGTGCATCATCATCTCGACGACTATCAACGCCACCCTCTccag GTGAAACAAGGATATCTGCGCTTGTCGCTCCAGTAAATAAAGATCTAATCTTCCGTGGCAGACTTGTTTATGcagcatattatgaattgttcgATGAGTTTTTCGTACTGAAGCCAAATTACCAACTAG AATACGAGCACGGCGCACCAAAAGTAGTGAAGCTTCAAGATTTAGAAGAAGATGATCTACTGGTACGCGATAAGCATATGATTGCATTTTATTCAGTGCGAACTCACCAATTTATTATGCTACCTGAAAATCTACGGGCGCGTCTCATCCGATAA